CTCCCGGGAGCTGTGCGTGGCGGCGACCACGAGCCAGTAGAACGGGATCAGGACGACGGCCAGGGCGATGGCGAGTCCGGAGCTGAGCAGGATGCTCCGGCCGCGGTGGCGGGCGGCGGTCATGACCTCTCCCCCAGGAAGCGGAACTGGATCACGCCGAGGATGCCGATGAGCACGGCCAGGGCGTAGGCGATGGCGGAGGCGTATCCGAAGTCGAAGTATTTGAAGGCGTTCTGGTAGAGGTACACGCCGATGGTCAGGGTGGCGTTGTCCGGTCCGCCGCCGGTGAGCACGTACGGCTCGTCGAAGATCTGCAGGGTGCCGATGGTGGAGAGCACCGTGGTGAGCAGCAGTGCGGGGCGCAGGCCGGGCAGGGTGACGTGGCGGAAGGAGGTCCAGGCGCCGGCCCCGTCCACGGCCGCCGCGTCGTACAGCTCGGCGGGCACGGACTGGAGGCGGGCTAGCAGGATCACCGCGTTGTACCCGGTGTAGTGCCAGGTCAGCGCGAGACCGAGGGAGATCTTCGCCCACAGGGGGTCGGTCAGCCACGGCACGGGATCCAGGCCGGCGAGCCCCGTCAGCCAGTTGACCAGCCCGTAGTCCTTGTTGAG
This is a stretch of genomic DNA from Streptomyces sp. NBC_00536. It encodes these proteins:
- a CDS encoding carbohydrate ABC transporter permease codes for the protein MTATLTGSAARAVPSAGTAPRPRPRRRVAPYLFVLPALALFAVFKLYPIGRSFVISLHKTVGGTDRFVGADNYERLLHDPLFWTALKNTAVILVVQVPVMLALATGLAVALNSTLLRGRAVFRLGFFLPMVTGLVAYGIVFSVLLNKDYGLVNWLTGLAGLDPVPWLTDPLWAKISLGLALTWHYTGYNAVILLARLQSVPAELYDAAAVDGAGAWTSFRHVTLPGLRPALLLTTVLSTIGTLQIFDEPYVLTGGGPDNATLTIGVYLYQNAFKYFDFGYASAIAYALAVLIGILGVIQFRFLGERS